Proteins found in one Brevibacillus brevis genomic segment:
- the cbpB gene encoding cyclic-di-AMP-binding protein CbpB produces the protein MNQEIPLLHIPIKDLIIASTKVAHVQLGNSLEHALLVLIKSGYSAVPVLDHQYRLHGLISTNMIMNKTLGLERFETERMSEHTVDDVMDTKVPRLRDTDEFLKALEVSINHPFVCIEDDEHYFQGILTRKSILALVYRHFRNLPFPLADQQQPAES, from the coding sequence ATGAATCAAGAGATCCCTTTGTTACATATTCCGATCAAAGACCTCATAATCGCGTCCACAAAGGTCGCACATGTGCAGCTAGGTAATTCGCTTGAGCACGCCCTGCTAGTTCTAATCAAGTCAGGCTATTCAGCCGTTCCTGTACTGGATCATCAGTATCGGTTGCATGGGTTAATCAGCACGAATATGATCATGAATAAGACTCTTGGTTTGGAGCGCTTCGAGACTGAGCGTATGTCCGAACATACAGTAGATGATGTGATGGATACGAAGGTCCCTCGATTGCGTGACACCGATGAATTTTTGAAAGCTTTAGAAGTGTCGATAAATCACCCGTTCGTTTGTATTGAAGACGACGAGCACTATTTTCAAGGAATCTTGACTCGAAAATCGATATTGGCTTTGGTATATCGCCACTTTCGCAACCTGCCCTTTCCTTTGGCTGACCAGCAACAGCCGGCAGAATCGTAG
- a CDS encoding YheC/YheD family protein, whose product MDRIGIMLDWALMEKGIHGIKSYERLPYYVEIGKELGLEPVFFHPRHVRPGDERVKGYFWNGNRLVSQLVSVPRVIHNRVLTGDAKARNVIRRLSQKKTVFNGLVVRDKRKVHQMLWKNEQIRSYLPHTVPYSMEQLRLFLDKYQVVYVKPSIGSVGIGVARIERHGGSYHFIASKKRQILSRSQLLSTVRRWVGNKRFLIQQGIPLAHYGGKTFDIRVSVQKNKEKQWTVSGMVAKVANKKNKLSNLSRGGTAVPFSEALAPIFPEVKQQQAVIERVSIAAVEIAKQYGRHFSSLADLGMDMGIDERGNPYLIEVNVRDQRYSFFKAGEKAMFKQTYRHPLEYAQTLLAEKKKRKHQLLAPSQLL is encoded by the coding sequence GTGGACAGAATCGGGATAATGTTGGATTGGGCCCTTATGGAGAAAGGAATTCATGGCATCAAGTCATATGAGCGTCTGCCTTATTATGTTGAAATCGGTAAAGAGCTTGGATTGGAGCCTGTTTTTTTCCATCCGCGGCATGTGAGGCCAGGAGATGAACGGGTTAAGGGATATTTTTGGAACGGAAACCGACTTGTTTCACAACTGGTTTCAGTCCCGCGAGTCATCCACAATCGTGTTTTGACAGGAGATGCAAAAGCGCGGAATGTGATTCGAAGATTGAGCCAAAAGAAGACGGTATTCAATGGCTTGGTTGTACGGGATAAGAGAAAAGTACATCAGATGCTCTGGAAAAACGAACAGATTCGCAGCTATCTGCCGCATACAGTGCCTTATTCCATGGAGCAGTTACGTCTGTTCTTGGATAAATACCAGGTGGTGTACGTCAAGCCGTCAATTGGATCTGTTGGAATTGGGGTAGCACGTATTGAACGGCACGGAGGCAGTTATCACTTCATTGCATCGAAAAAACGGCAGATCTTATCTCGTTCGCAGTTACTCTCCACGGTGCGACGTTGGGTCGGCAACAAAAGATTTTTGATCCAACAAGGAATTCCTTTGGCGCACTATGGAGGAAAAACATTTGATATTCGTGTTTCGGTACAGAAAAACAAAGAGAAACAGTGGACTGTGAGCGGGATGGTTGCCAAGGTTGCCAATAAGAAAAACAAGCTGAGCAATCTCTCTCGAGGAGGGACAGCAGTACCATTTTCGGAAGCTTTGGCCCCCATCTTTCCTGAGGTGAAACAACAACAAGCGGTTATCGAAAGAGTGAGCATAGCGGCGGTGGAAATTGCGAAGCAGTACGGTCGCCATTTTTCATCATTAGCAGACTTAGGGATGGATATGGGAATTGACGAGCGAGGCAATCCGTATTTAATCGAAGTCAATGTGCGTGATCAACGCTATTCTTTTTTCAAAGCAGGAGAGAAGGCGATGTTTAAACAAACGTACCGTCATCCGCTGGAATATGCCCAGACATTGCTCGCTGAAAAAAAGAAACGGAAGCATCAGCTTCTAGCACCGAGCCAATTGCTCTAA
- a CDS encoding acyltransferase, whose translation MNSNRKGTFQDLNALFVFGALTVLMIHILSFFLANEKTYPWNSDLQAVLIILLKFGRSLFIFATGMLLFYWYQNRQLDWRAFWKKRWRAVILPYVIWTAIFTYFKHQTFDPAVLVEPFFDSLFTGSSFYHLYYIPLYLQLSLLFCLIKPWMERYLNFRWIIVLFIGQAGLYVLYHYLFITPLWAIDWAANPFLSLMKHTYVYGQHYVFMYVFTFALGAYAGMNVDKWRTWVKRLQIPSIVVMASAAVWLAYSYLSGYKSYYESMNIFEPLYLVYTLCVIISFYPVSSYLGKLPKLGPWLARLAKQNMAIYLVHPLILFLLQSYVIHRLGWSTPSMVLGMFVITPPLCIFLYELTTMSFWFNRKKRVEAKPIFKNQTYKA comes from the coding sequence ATGAATAGCAATCGAAAGGGGACGTTTCAGGATCTGAATGCCCTTTTTGTTTTTGGGGCTCTTACTGTCTTGATGATTCACATCCTCAGTTTTTTTCTCGCAAATGAGAAGACGTATCCGTGGAATAGTGATTTGCAAGCCGTTCTAATTATCTTATTAAAATTCGGTCGCTCCTTGTTTATCTTTGCAACGGGAATGTTGCTGTTTTACTGGTATCAAAACCGACAATTGGATTGGCGTGCTTTCTGGAAAAAACGTTGGCGCGCGGTTATTTTGCCTTACGTAATTTGGACAGCCATTTTCACCTATTTTAAACATCAAACCTTTGACCCGGCCGTGCTGGTAGAACCGTTTTTCGATAGTCTGTTTACGGGTAGCTCTTTCTACCACCTGTACTACATTCCGCTTTACTTGCAATTAAGCTTGTTGTTTTGCCTGATTAAACCGTGGATGGAACGGTACTTGAATTTCCGTTGGATCATCGTTCTATTTATTGGACAAGCGGGTTTGTACGTTCTCTACCACTATTTGTTCATTACGCCGTTATGGGCTATTGATTGGGCAGCAAACCCATTCTTGTCCCTCATGAAGCACACTTATGTTTACGGACAGCATTATGTTTTCATGTACGTATTTACTTTTGCACTCGGCGCTTATGCCGGGATGAATGTGGATAAATGGCGAACATGGGTGAAACGACTTCAAATACCTTCTATCGTCGTGATGGCAAGTGCAGCCGTTTGGCTGGCTTACAGCTATCTTTCCGGGTACAAGAGCTATTACGAGAGCATGAATATTTTCGAGCCGCTTTACTTGGTCTACACACTCTGTGTAATCATCAGCTTTTACCCTGTATCCAGTTATCTAGGCAAACTGCCTAAACTCGGTCCATGGCTTGCCCGGTTGGCCAAACAAAATATGGCTATCTATTTGGTCCATCCGTTGATCTTGTTTTTACTGCAGAGCTACGTCATTCATCGACTTGGCTGGTCGACGCCGTCAATGGTTCTCGGCATGTTCGTGATTACACCGCCACTCTGTATTTTCCTTTACGAGTTGACGACGATGTCCTTTTGGTTCAATCGAAAAAAACGGGTGGAAGCCAAACCCATTTTTAAAAATCAAACGTATAAAGCGTAA
- a CDS encoding S-layer homology domain-containing protein: protein MKRALAVFLSVLMFLTVIPVVGAASTPSFSDVPRSHWAYKEITEMAAKGIIKGYDNRTFRPNNEVTRAEFAKIMIAAADVDINKSYVDQTFKDVPRHHWAFLYVEYAKPYLTGYKSGSTYTYKPDQAAVREDIAVALVRLLGYDQKYKADLNQLKKFRDYDDISSALRPYIAIAIQTDLMKGYNGNFRPQDPITRAEAASLLYRAILDRDDDDEIKIVFPTPGQPKPQPEPERINISDSFSDSKLKNWNTDKATGNWEVASKQVTAESDDDDLDHYFLPLNWNESDKVKKYELSVDVNVVGSEGLGGLYFNGKDGKANVVFVQKDRVVLGKVNDVEEDDIDIITSSSYKLKSSNRLKVEVNENTVSIYLNDQYLFGQQYVKQEGTKLGLYLQEDATKGAPRKTTYLDNFSFKETK, encoded by the coding sequence ATGAAAAGAGCACTAGCCGTATTCCTGTCGGTGTTGATGTTCTTAACGGTTATCCCAGTCGTTGGTGCCGCTTCCACCCCTTCGTTCTCAGACGTTCCACGTAGCCATTGGGCATACAAGGAAATTACGGAGATGGCGGCAAAAGGGATCATCAAAGGGTACGACAATCGGACATTTAGACCGAACAATGAAGTTACCCGCGCCGAATTTGCAAAAATTATGATCGCTGCAGCAGATGTAGATATAAACAAAAGCTACGTCGACCAAACCTTTAAAGATGTACCGCGTCATCACTGGGCATTTCTGTATGTGGAATACGCCAAGCCTTACTTGACTGGTTACAAATCCGGCTCCACCTACACGTATAAGCCAGATCAAGCGGCAGTACGTGAAGACATTGCTGTCGCATTGGTACGCCTGTTGGGCTACGATCAAAAGTACAAAGCCGACTTGAATCAATTGAAAAAGTTCCGTGATTACGATGATATTTCGTCAGCACTGCGTCCGTATATTGCGATTGCAATCCAAACCGATCTGATGAAAGGATACAATGGCAATTTCCGTCCACAAGATCCAATTACACGTGCGGAAGCTGCTTCTCTGCTCTATCGCGCTATTTTGGATCGCGACGATGATGATGAGATCAAAATTGTTTTCCCTACCCCTGGTCAACCGAAACCACAGCCAGAACCAGAGCGAATCAATATCAGCGACTCCTTCTCTGATTCCAAATTGAAAAACTGGAATACAGACAAAGCAACAGGAAACTGGGAGGTCGCGAGCAAACAAGTGACAGCTGAATCCGATGACGATGATCTGGATCACTACTTCCTGCCATTGAATTGGAACGAGTCTGACAAAGTGAAAAAATACGAATTGAGCGTCGATGTTAATGTCGTAGGTAGTGAAGGTTTAGGAGGCCTTTACTTCAACGGTAAAGACGGAAAAGCCAATGTTGTATTCGTCCAAAAAGATCGTGTTGTTTTAGGAAAAGTGAATGATGTCGAAGAAGACGATATTGACATCATTACTTCTAGCTCCTACAAGCTGAAATCCAGCAATCGCTTAAAAGTAGAAGTTAACGAGAACACTGTTTCCATTTATCTGAACGATCAATACTTGTTCGGTCAACAGTACGTGAAACAAGAAGGCACAAAGCTCGGTCTGTACCTGCAAGAAGATGCGACGAAAGGTGCACCTCGCAAAACGACTTACCTGGACAATTTCTCCTTTAAAGAGACCAAATAA
- the miaB gene encoding tRNA (N6-isopentenyl adenosine(37)-C2)-methylthiotransferase MiaB produces the protein MKETKEATVDLKSVKSPKKTEDYAKYFQAPSLKDAKKRGKEEILVHYDFNIPEDMQNIGKGKRYHVRTYGCQMNEHDSETISGILQAMGYTSSDSVEDADVILFNTCAIRENAEDKVFGELGHMKRLKNNNPNLILGVCGCMSQEEKVVKKILKSYQQVDLIFGTHNIHRLPELLRDAMFSKEMVIEVWSKEGDIVENMPKLREGNTKGWVNIMYGCDKFCTYCIVPYTRGKERSRRPEDVIAEVRDLARQGFKEIMLLGQNVNAYGKDFEDIEYGFGDLMDEIRKIDIPRVRFTTSHPRDFDDHLIEVLAKGGNLVEQIHLPVQSGSTEVLKRMARKYSREHYLELVRKIKDAIPNVSLSTDIIVGFPGETDEQFEDTISMVEEVKYDFAYTFIYSPREGTPAAVMEDNVPMEVKKARLYRLNEVLARIGLEQNKKLQDQVVEVLVEGESRTNAEVLAGRTRTNKLVHFTGDKSLIGQYVHIKITDAKTWTLHGELVSKVEV, from the coding sequence ATGAAGGAAACGAAAGAGGCGACTGTGGACTTAAAATCCGTTAAGTCTCCAAAGAAAACGGAAGACTATGCGAAATACTTCCAGGCCCCCTCTCTGAAAGATGCGAAAAAGCGTGGTAAGGAAGAGATTTTAGTCCATTACGATTTTAATATCCCAGAAGATATGCAGAACATCGGAAAAGGAAAGCGTTATCACGTTCGTACGTATGGCTGCCAAATGAACGAGCATGATTCGGAGACGATTTCTGGTATTTTGCAGGCAATGGGTTATACTTCCTCTGATTCTGTCGAAGATGCGGATGTCATCCTATTTAACACCTGTGCGATCCGCGAAAATGCAGAGGATAAAGTATTTGGAGAGCTCGGCCACATGAAGCGGCTCAAGAACAACAACCCAAATCTGATCCTCGGTGTTTGCGGCTGTATGTCCCAAGAAGAGAAAGTCGTCAAGAAAATCCTGAAAAGCTACCAGCAGGTCGACTTGATTTTTGGAACGCACAATATTCACCGACTGCCAGAATTGTTGCGCGATGCGATGTTCAGCAAAGAAATGGTGATTGAGGTTTGGTCCAAGGAAGGCGATATCGTCGAAAATATGCCGAAGCTCCGTGAAGGAAACACCAAGGGCTGGGTTAACATTATGTACGGCTGCGACAAGTTCTGTACGTACTGCATCGTTCCGTATACCCGCGGAAAAGAGCGCAGTCGACGCCCGGAAGATGTCATCGCAGAAGTGCGTGATCTCGCTCGCCAAGGCTTTAAAGAAATCATGCTTCTTGGACAAAACGTCAATGCGTATGGGAAAGATTTTGAGGACATCGAGTACGGCTTTGGGGACCTGATGGACGAGATCCGTAAAATTGATATCCCGCGTGTGCGCTTTACGACAAGTCATCCGCGTGATTTTGACGACCACTTGATCGAGGTTCTTGCAAAAGGCGGCAACCTGGTTGAGCAAATCCATTTGCCTGTCCAATCCGGTTCGACAGAAGTACTCAAGCGGATGGCGCGCAAATATTCGCGTGAGCATTATCTGGAGCTCGTTCGCAAAATCAAGGACGCGATCCCGAATGTCTCGCTTTCTACCGATATTATTGTTGGCTTCCCAGGCGAAACCGATGAGCAGTTCGAAGATACCATTTCGATGGTGGAAGAGGTCAAATATGATTTTGCCTATACCTTCATTTACTCCCCACGTGAAGGCACACCGGCTGCTGTCATGGAAGACAACGTTCCGATGGAAGTGAAAAAAGCGCGCCTGTATCGACTCAATGAAGTTTTGGCTCGCATCGGACTGGAGCAGAACAAAAAACTGCAGGATCAGGTTGTCGAGGTACTCGTGGAAGGCGAATCGAGGACGAATGCGGAAGTGCTTGCGGGTCGTACACGTACGAACAAGCTGGTCCATTTCACCGGCGACAAATCCTTGATCGGACAGTATGTTCACATAAAAATTACAGATGCGAAAACGTGGACACTCCACGGTGAACTCGTATCCAAAGTTGAGGTGTAG
- a CDS encoding lipoate--protein ligase family protein: MSFSVNQPFRWMDSGTYQDSPLEPLIRDEALAASMQHESATPVIHLWVYDQALYLGRRDAKLPHLQQALRKFGQDGFGCVLRSSGGACVPLDAGVLNMACLLPDTSISIDSFFSFVAQLLNVGLRDYGKLEFGEVTGSYCAGEYDFSIHGKKIGGMAQRRTRHGSILQLCINVDDRPRGEWMERFYRLAGLDEMQSHKPIPSIDASTVGSIASLTGKLATMDDVKARLLETIRSEWAVSPTPFYVQNELVTESRQHLSQRLHLFSYTAKELAAPDWHLPE, from the coding sequence ATGTCATTTTCTGTTAATCAACCGTTTCGCTGGATGGACTCCGGTACTTACCAGGATAGTCCACTTGAGCCTTTAATTCGTGATGAAGCGTTGGCAGCAAGTATGCAACATGAATCAGCAACACCTGTCATTCATCTCTGGGTGTACGATCAGGCGCTGTATCTCGGCCGCAGAGACGCCAAGCTTCCCCATCTACAGCAGGCCTTGCGCAAGTTCGGTCAAGATGGCTTTGGTTGTGTTCTTCGCTCGTCTGGTGGCGCTTGTGTTCCGCTTGATGCTGGTGTACTCAATATGGCTTGTTTATTGCCCGACACGTCGATTTCCATTGACTCCTTCTTCTCGTTTGTTGCCCAGCTTCTTAATGTGGGCCTGCGTGATTACGGAAAGCTGGAATTTGGAGAAGTGACGGGTTCGTACTGTGCAGGGGAATACGATTTTTCCATTCACGGTAAAAAAATCGGAGGCATGGCACAAAGACGCACGCGACACGGCTCTATTTTGCAATTATGCATTAACGTAGACGATCGACCTCGCGGGGAATGGATGGAGCGCTTTTACCGTCTCGCCGGCTTGGATGAAATGCAGAGTCATAAGCCAATTCCTTCCATCGATGCTTCGACCGTTGGCAGCATTGCAAGTTTGACTGGAAAATTGGCCACCATGGATGATGTAAAAGCACGTCTATTGGAGACAATCCGTTCTGAGTGGGCTGTATCACCTACCCCCTTTTATGTGCAAAATGAGTTAGTGACAGAGTCGAGGCAACATTTGTCGCAGCGATTACACTTATTTTCTTATACCGCAAAAGAACTGGCCGCACCTGACTGGCACTTACCCGAATAA
- a CDS encoding tRNA (mnm(5)s(2)U34)-methyltransferase: MFPNVLEVARKLIRERVQAGETVVDATMGNGNDTLFLAQLVQEEGKVIAFDIQPQAIEKTRERLEREGLANRVEMKLASHEEIDKLEISAAAIMFNLGYLPGGDKEITTQASSTIQAIQSGLRVLRPGGIMTVMIYWGHPAGETEKEAVEAFCHELSQLDYLVLKYQYINQQNQAPFLLAIERRGQ, from the coding sequence TTGTTTCCAAATGTATTAGAAGTCGCACGCAAATTAATTCGCGAACGCGTACAAGCAGGAGAAACGGTTGTTGACGCCACGATGGGGAACGGAAATGACACCTTATTTTTAGCGCAATTGGTACAAGAAGAAGGGAAAGTAATCGCCTTCGATATCCAGCCGCAGGCGATCGAGAAAACGCGCGAGAGACTCGAGAGAGAAGGTCTGGCAAACAGGGTAGAAATGAAGCTCGCCAGTCATGAGGAAATTGACAAGCTGGAAATTAGTGCCGCGGCGATCATGTTTAATTTGGGCTATTTGCCGGGTGGAGACAAGGAAATCACTACACAAGCGAGCAGTACCATTCAAGCGATTCAATCAGGGTTGAGGGTACTCAGACCAGGCGGAATCATGACAGTCATGATTTATTGGGGGCATCCGGCGGGAGAGACGGAAAAAGAGGCAGTGGAAGCATTTTGCCACGAGCTAAGTCAATTGGATTATTTGGTTTTAAAATACCAATACATTAATCAGCAAAACCAAGCGCCATTTTTACTTGCCATCGAACGCAGGGGACAATAG